A portion of the Triplophysa rosa unplaced genomic scaffold, Trosa_1v2 scaffold54_ERROPOS3237409+, whole genome shotgun sequence genome contains these proteins:
- the LOC130551029 gene encoding uncharacterized protein LOC130551029: MNEPKQNPAGSKMDGTASSSRSAIARLLLGFRQGNYGNREFTGAISAVAEATEFNKAELKTIFNCCLTQRLTPSEKRLLGPLGFAEMVRFMANRDDPGGGVPRGTSTSRSITPEGLDLAAATRGDSVPSGLSSTVPVHSGGASSGRERGVPGMTSADSSAAELPPVPTDLPRSAMDPVVRRRRERRSGGASTPVQPAFVICQVFIQSIV; encoded by the coding sequence atgaacgAGCCCAaacagaacccagcgggcagcaagatggatGGCACGGCGTCATCCTCACGGTCCGCCAtagcccgcttgctgctaggGTTCCGCCAGGGAAActacgggaaccgggagttcaCCGGAGCAATCTCGGCGGTGGCAGAGGCGACTGAGTTCAAcaaggcagagttgaagacgatcttcaactgctgcctcactcagcgcctcaccccgtctgagaagaggctgcttggtcccctagggttcgcggAAATGGTCAGGTTcatggccaaccgggacgatcccgggggtggggttccacgtgggacttccacctcgcggtcgatcacgccggagggcctcgacctgGCTGCCGCtacccggggggactcagtaccctccggcttgagctccacggtccccgttcactctggCGGCGCCAGCAGTGGGCGGGAGAGGGGGGTTCCAGGTATGACGTCGGCGGACTCCTccgctgcggaactccctccggtccccacggatttgCCAAGatcggctatggatccggtggtgcggagaaggagggagaggcgcagcggaggagcgtccacgccggtgcagccggcgtttgtcatttgtcaagtgtttattcagtctattgtttag